In the genome of Bradyrhizobium arachidis, one region contains:
- a CDS encoding GntR family transcriptional regulator, producing the protein MERRSELQSTLRIEDVPTVRAMVAQKLREAIMSGTLKPGQRLVERELCEMMGVSRPSIREALRALEADGLVNTVPHRGPVVSTISLEEARQLYAARAVLEGFAGRECARLHDPEVARRIGEALTRLKAAAAKQDLVGCLEAKTDFYAALIAGCRNAFIERMLKPLHDRIQLLRITSMSQPKRINKSLREVTAIWRAIQSGDADLAERCCVDHINAAAVAALDMIEKSSAAKEAAPSDD; encoded by the coding sequence ATGGAAAGACGTAGCGAATTGCAGTCGACACTCCGCATCGAGGACGTCCCGACCGTCCGGGCGATGGTCGCGCAAAAGCTGCGCGAGGCGATCATGTCGGGAACGCTGAAACCCGGCCAGCGCCTGGTCGAGCGCGAGCTCTGCGAGATGATGGGCGTCAGCCGCCCGTCGATCCGCGAAGCGCTGCGCGCGCTGGAGGCCGACGGGCTGGTCAATACCGTCCCGCACCGTGGCCCCGTGGTCTCCACGATCAGCCTGGAGGAGGCCCGGCAGCTCTATGCGGCGCGTGCGGTCCTCGAAGGCTTCGCGGGCCGCGAATGCGCCAGGCTGCATGACCCCGAAGTGGCACGCCGGATCGGGGAGGCCCTGACGCGGCTGAAGGCGGCCGCGGCCAAGCAGGATCTGGTCGGCTGCCTGGAAGCCAAGACCGATTTCTACGCCGCGCTGATCGCCGGCTGCCGCAATGCGTTTATCGAGCGCATGCTCAAGCCGCTCCACGACCGCATCCAGCTGTTGCGCATTACGTCGATGTCGCAGCCGAAGCGGATCAACAAGAGCCTGCGCGAGGTCACCGCGATCTGGCGCGCGATCCAGAGCGGCGATGCGGATCTCGCCGAGCGCTGCTGTGTCGACCACATCAACGCGGCCGCAGTGGCCGCGCTGGACATGATTGAAAAATCGTCGGCGGCCAAGGAGGCGGCGCCTTCCGACGACTGA
- a CDS encoding ABC transporter substrate-binding protein, with translation MTAKNKFTISRRTLLAGASGTLIASRAGWAQQPSEVKVGLLVPISGLYARPGTVMREGAEMAIDHINAQGGIKALGGAKLKLVVLDSGDTTEKAKNAAQRMVAQETDLVAASGAYLSSFTLAVTEVTERANLPMLTLSYSDLITERGFKYVFQTAATAGSQAKQALPQLIKLAETASGKRPKTVAILTDNTGASIASAKAMREGLLAENQLQLIVDETFTPPLADATSLVQKIRSAKPDLLFFLPTVISDAKLLLEKMNEFGLGQGKVPTISFGIAIAEPDMLQTVSPELLQGVLTCVASWGAKGHEALIAELKTRYKEPWMTQNAISTYGDMWVIKDALEKAGKADRVAVGEALRTMDGGPSKYYPLGEIKFDEKGRRVGAGMTIVQWQSGVPVTVFPPELALAKPFWPKN, from the coding sequence ATGACTGCAAAGAACAAGTTCACGATATCGCGGCGAACATTGCTTGCCGGCGCCTCCGGCACGCTGATCGCATCCCGCGCCGGCTGGGCGCAGCAGCCTTCCGAAGTGAAGGTCGGCCTGCTGGTGCCGATCTCCGGGCTCTATGCCCGTCCGGGCACGGTGATGCGCGAAGGCGCCGAGATGGCGATTGACCACATCAACGCCCAAGGCGGCATCAAGGCGCTCGGCGGCGCCAAGCTGAAGCTCGTCGTGCTCGATTCCGGCGACACCACGGAAAAGGCCAAGAACGCGGCCCAGCGCATGGTGGCGCAGGAGACCGATCTGGTTGCGGCCAGCGGCGCCTATTTGTCTTCGTTCACCCTCGCGGTGACCGAGGTGACCGAGCGCGCCAATCTGCCCATGCTCACCCTCTCCTACTCCGATCTCATCACCGAGCGCGGCTTCAAATACGTGTTCCAGACCGCGGCCACCGCGGGTTCGCAGGCGAAGCAGGCGTTGCCGCAGCTGATCAAGCTGGCGGAGACGGCCTCCGGCAAGCGGCCGAAGACGGTCGCGATCCTGACCGACAACACGGGCGCCTCGATCGCCTCCGCAAAGGCGATGCGCGAAGGTCTGCTGGCGGAGAACCAGCTGCAACTGATCGTCGACGAGACGTTCACGCCGCCCTTGGCGGACGCGACATCGCTGGTGCAGAAGATCCGCTCGGCGAAACCCGATCTGCTCTTCTTCCTGCCGACGGTGATCTCGGACGCAAAGCTGCTGCTCGAGAAGATGAACGAGTTCGGCCTCGGCCAAGGAAAGGTTCCGACGATCTCGTTCGGCATCGCGATCGCCGAGCCGGATATGCTGCAGACCGTCAGCCCCGAACTGCTTCAGGGCGTCTTGACCTGCGTCGCGAGCTGGGGCGCCAAGGGACATGAGGCGCTGATCGCCGAATTGAAGACCCGCTACAAGGAGCCGTGGATGACGCAGAACGCGATCTCCACCTATGGCGACATGTGGGTGATCAAGGACGCCCTGGAGAAGGCCGGCAAGGCTGACCGCGTCGCCGTCGGCGAGGCGTTGCGCACGATGGATGGCGGTCCCTCCAAATATTACCCGCTGGGCGAGATCAAGTTCGACGAGAAAGGCCGCCGGGTCGGCGCCGGCATGACCATCGTGCAGTGGCAGTCCGGCGTGCCGGTGACAGTATTCCCGCCCGAGCTCGCGCTGGCAAAGCCGTTCTGGCCCAAGAACTGA
- a CDS encoding SDR family oxidoreductase: MAAMKGKWALVTGATAGLGRAMADGLAGAGANIVLHDLVAPKQAADELRDRFGVEVIAAGADLAQREAIETMMADLLDRCGAIDILVNNAVIRHFSAIEQFPPEKWEQALAVNLSAPFHLIRLVLPAMKQRGFGRIINLGSIYSSRAVEDRIDYVTTKTAILGITRAVAMETARSGITCNTICPGTLPTPAILNKIAGIAANSGRPVDDVTREYLGERQPTQRFIGMDAVAAMVVFLCSPAANDITGASLPIDGGWSVA, translated from the coding sequence ATGGCTGCGATGAAGGGCAAATGGGCACTCGTGACCGGCGCGACCGCAGGCCTCGGACGGGCGATGGCGGACGGCCTTGCCGGCGCGGGCGCCAACATTGTCCTTCACGATCTCGTCGCGCCGAAGCAGGCCGCGGACGAGCTCCGCGACCGCTTCGGCGTGGAGGTCATCGCGGCTGGCGCCGATCTCGCCCAGCGCGAGGCGATCGAGACCATGATGGCCGATTTGCTCGACCGCTGCGGCGCCATCGATATTCTCGTCAACAACGCCGTCATCAGGCATTTCTCTGCCATCGAGCAGTTTCCGCCCGAGAAATGGGAACAGGCGCTGGCCGTGAACCTGTCGGCACCGTTTCACCTGATACGCCTGGTGCTGCCGGCGATGAAGCAGCGCGGCTTTGGGCGGATCATCAATTTGGGCTCGATCTATTCGAGCCGCGCGGTCGAGGACCGTATCGATTACGTCACCACCAAGACCGCGATCCTGGGTATCACCCGTGCCGTCGCCATGGAGACGGCCCGCAGCGGGATCACCTGCAACACGATCTGCCCCGGCACGCTGCCGACGCCCGCCATTCTCAACAAGATCGCCGGCATTGCCGCGAATAGCGGCCGTCCGGTCGATGACGTCACGCGCGAATATCTCGGCGAGCGCCAGCCGACGCAGCGCTTCATCGGAATGGACGCGGTCGCCGCCATGGTCGTTTTTCTCTGTAGTCCGGCCGCAAACGACATCACCGGAGCCAGCTTGCCCATCGACGGCGGCTGGTCGGTCGCATGA
- a CDS encoding ABC transporter ATP-binding protein, protein MTELFSARGLCVSYGAARAVENVDLSVPERGVVALLGANGAGKSSVLKAVAGLVPAEGEMRFAGEDVSALAARQRVRRGIVYVPEGRQVVGSLTVAENLLLGGYFLDARTQRQRRDLMLELFPEIAGRLKSPAWMLSGGEQQMLAIGRGLMSAPRLLLLDEPSLGLAPLLIRRVFERLVTIKQDTGLAIMLVEQNFRMTMKVADELYFVRNGAIVGHRSAADLATAASRAEVVDAYLGAGQPAPA, encoded by the coding sequence ATGACTGAGCTGTTTTCCGCGCGCGGTCTCTGCGTCAGCTACGGTGCGGCGCGCGCGGTCGAAAACGTCGATCTCTCGGTGCCTGAGAGAGGTGTCGTCGCCTTGCTGGGTGCCAACGGCGCGGGGAAGTCCTCGGTGCTCAAGGCCGTCGCGGGCCTGGTGCCGGCGGAAGGCGAGATGCGCTTTGCCGGTGAGGACGTCAGCGCGCTTGCCGCACGGCAGCGCGTCCGGCGCGGCATCGTCTATGTCCCCGAGGGCCGTCAGGTCGTCGGCTCGCTCACGGTCGCCGAAAATCTCCTGCTCGGCGGCTATTTCCTCGACGCGCGCACGCAGCGGCAGCGGCGCGACCTCATGCTGGAACTGTTCCCGGAGATCGCGGGTCGGCTCAAATCGCCGGCCTGGATGCTGAGCGGCGGCGAACAGCAGATGCTGGCGATCGGCCGCGGCCTGATGAGCGCGCCGCGGCTGTTGCTTCTGGACGAGCCGTCGCTCGGGCTGGCGCCGCTTCTGATCCGGCGCGTGTTCGAGCGACTCGTCACGATCAAGCAGGACACCGGGCTTGCCATCATGCTCGTCGAACAAAATTTCCGCATGACGATGAAGGTGGCCGACGAGCTCTATTTCGTCCGCAACGGCGCAATCGTGGGCCATCGCAGCGCGGCGGACCTTGCGACCGCGGCAAGCCGGGCCGAGGTCGTGGACGCCTATCTCGGTGCGGGCCAGCCGGCACCGGCATGA
- a CDS encoding SMP-30/gluconolactonase/LRE family protein has product MRLEGREIANGLAFPEGPIALADGSVIVVEIEGGRLTRVLPSGKKEVIAKLGGGPNGAAIGPDGKCYVCNNGGFSWHRDASNFARPTGRAEDYTTGRIEQVDLDTGAFKTLYDSCGGISLKGPNDIVFDAKGGFWFTDLGKTYGRLMDRGAVYYARTDGSMIKEAIFPIMTPNGVGLSPDGRTLYVSETETSRIWSYPVIGEGEVAKEPWPSPNGGKLLHGLPGYQRFDSLAVEAGGNICVATLVRGGISVFSPDGQLVESHEADEVYCTNICFGGADMRTAFITLSGTGRLIAVEWPRPGLALNDSRTARR; this is encoded by the coding sequence ATGCGCCTCGAAGGCAGGGAAATCGCGAACGGACTGGCCTTTCCGGAAGGGCCGATTGCGCTCGCCGATGGCAGCGTGATCGTTGTCGAGATCGAGGGCGGCCGGCTGACGCGGGTGCTGCCATCCGGCAAGAAAGAGGTGATCGCGAAGCTCGGCGGCGGTCCGAACGGCGCGGCCATCGGCCCGGACGGCAAATGCTATGTCTGCAACAATGGCGGCTTCTCCTGGCACAGGGACGCAAGCAACTTTGCCCGCCCGACCGGCCGGGCCGAGGACTACACCACGGGCCGCATCGAGCAGGTCGACCTCGACACCGGCGCCTTCAAGACCCTCTACGACAGTTGCGGCGGGATCAGCCTGAAGGGACCGAACGACATCGTGTTCGACGCCAAGGGCGGCTTCTGGTTCACCGATCTCGGCAAGACCTATGGCCGCCTGATGGACCGCGGCGCGGTCTATTACGCGCGCACCGACGGCTCGATGATCAAGGAAGCGATCTTTCCGATCATGACGCCGAACGGCGTCGGACTTTCGCCGGACGGACGCACGCTCTACGTCTCGGAAACTGAAACCAGCCGGATCTGGAGTTATCCGGTCATCGGCGAAGGGGAGGTTGCGAAGGAGCCATGGCCGTCGCCCAACGGCGGCAAGCTGCTGCACGGACTGCCCGGCTATCAGCGTTTCGACTCGCTTGCCGTCGAGGCCGGCGGCAACATCTGTGTCGCTACGCTCGTGCGCGGCGGGATCAGCGTGTTCTCACCGGACGGACAGCTCGTGGAATCCCACGAAGCCGACGAGGTCTATTGCACCAACATCTGCTTCGGCGGTGCGGACATGCGCACTGCCTTCATCACGCTCTCCGGCACCGGACGGTTGATCGCCGTGGAATGGCCGCGGCCAGGCCTTGCGCTGAACGATTCTCGAACCGCGCGCAGATAG
- a CDS encoding branched-chain amino acid ABC transporter ATP-binding protein/permease: MLRMRSFLPPLLFTLAYAGISLGVTNSYYQLILTLVPVWAVFGLSWNLLSGYTGLISFGHAAFFGIGAYATALGQIYFNISPWLLIPIAAMLGGIAGLLIGFPTFRLQGHYFALAMLAYPLAILYVFEWLGFQEVTLPIKRDAPIAFMQFTDPHIYTLLGLAIMLATIVLTQVIERSRFGMALLAIKQNEAAAEAAGINTLAWKLRAITLSGAIAAAIGGFYAQVLLVVTPQSVFGMLVSAQALTVAMFGGVGTVWGPVIGSVILIPLAEILHAEAGARIPGIQGVIFGIAIVCVILLAPEGLFWKLRDVLRKRNASKAAVSDATEATSTNVTPLKPAARQRTATGEVVLEVRNLSRSFGGLKAVQDVSFKLHQNEILGIIGPNGAGKTTLFNLLNGFLKPSQGEVLIDGRNMSGQRPHVICEAGIGRTFQVMRPFLRMSILDNVVVGAYVRARSDDEARKLAADAVARVGLSAVADRVAGELSTKELRLMELARAIAGQPRILLLDETLAGLGHGEADEVVAVIQQLARDGMTIAIIEHTMQAMVRLVDRFLVLDHGAVITEGLPEVVTRDDRVIEAYLGKKWVGHAAN; the protein is encoded by the coding sequence ATGCTCCGGATGCGTTCCTTCCTGCCGCCCCTGCTGTTCACGCTCGCTTATGCCGGGATTTCGCTCGGCGTCACCAACTCCTACTACCAGCTGATCCTAACGCTGGTGCCGGTTTGGGCGGTGTTCGGCCTGTCCTGGAATCTGCTCAGCGGCTACACCGGGCTCATCTCGTTCGGCCATGCCGCCTTCTTCGGGATCGGCGCCTATGCGACCGCGCTCGGGCAGATCTATTTCAACATCTCGCCCTGGCTGCTGATTCCGATCGCCGCGATGCTCGGCGGCATCGCCGGGCTCCTGATCGGCTTCCCGACCTTCCGCCTGCAGGGCCACTACTTCGCGCTGGCGATGCTCGCCTACCCGCTCGCCATTCTCTACGTGTTCGAGTGGCTCGGCTTCCAGGAGGTGACGCTTCCGATCAAGCGCGACGCGCCGATCGCCTTCATGCAGTTCACCGATCCCCACATCTACACGCTGCTGGGGCTCGCCATCATGCTGGCGACCATCGTGCTGACCCAGGTGATCGAGCGTTCGCGCTTCGGCATGGCGCTGCTCGCGATCAAGCAGAACGAGGCTGCGGCCGAAGCGGCCGGCATCAATACGCTGGCCTGGAAGCTGCGCGCGATCACCCTGAGCGGCGCCATCGCCGCCGCCATCGGCGGTTTCTACGCGCAGGTGCTGCTGGTCGTGACACCGCAATCGGTGTTCGGCATGCTGGTGTCGGCGCAGGCGCTGACAGTCGCGATGTTCGGCGGCGTCGGCACGGTCTGGGGTCCAGTCATCGGCTCGGTGATCCTGATCCCGCTTGCCGAGATTTTGCACGCCGAGGCCGGCGCGCGTATTCCCGGCATTCAGGGCGTCATCTTCGGGATCGCCATCGTCTGCGTCATCCTGCTGGCGCCGGAGGGACTGTTCTGGAAATTGCGCGATGTCCTGCGCAAGCGGAACGCATCGAAGGCAGCCGTCAGTGACGCGACGGAGGCAACGAGCACCAACGTCACACCGCTGAAGCCTGCCGCGCGGCAGCGCACCGCGACCGGCGAGGTCGTGCTCGAGGTCCGCAATCTCTCGCGCTCGTTCGGCGGCCTCAAGGCCGTGCAGGATGTCAGCTTCAAGCTGCACCAGAACGAGATCCTCGGCATCATCGGCCCCAATGGCGCCGGCAAGACGACGCTGTTCAACCTCCTCAACGGCTTCCTGAAGCCGAGCCAGGGCGAGGTCCTGATCGATGGCCGCAACATGTCCGGGCAGCGGCCGCACGTGATCTGCGAGGCCGGCATCGGCCGCACCTTCCAGGTGATGCGGCCATTCCTGCGCATGTCGATCCTCGACAACGTCGTGGTGGGTGCCTATGTCCGCGCACGCTCCGACGACGAAGCCCGCAAGCTGGCCGCCGACGCGGTTGCGCGTGTCGGACTCTCTGCGGTTGCCGATCGTGTCGCCGGCGAACTCTCGACCAAGGAGCTGCGGCTGATGGAACTGGCTCGCGCGATCGCCGGCCAGCCGCGCATCCTGCTGCTGGACGAGACGCTCGCGGGCCTCGGCCATGGCGAGGCGGACGAGGTCGTCGCCGTGATCCAGCAGCTCGCGCGCGACGGCATGACCATCGCGATCATCGAGCACACCATGCAGGCGATGGTCCGCCTGGTCGATCGCTTCCTCGTGCTCGACCACGGCGCCGTCATCACCGAGGGCCTGCCCGAAGTGGTGACGCGCGACGACCGTGTGATCGAGGCCTATCTCGGCAAGAAGTGGGTGGGCCATGCTGCGAATTGA
- a CDS encoding tripartite tricarboxylate transporter substrate-binding protein produces the protein MTYLVRSLILFLLFSPCGTAIADDYPSRPVTMIVPFSAGGPGDVIARILGNAMSATLKQSIVIENVVGAGGTLGTNRVAKAAPDGYTLLLMHVGQATAPALYAKLPFDPVGDFAMIGLVTDVPMILVARPNFPAKDLSEMIARIRGEGDKMTFGNVGLGSASQLCGLMFMSATNTKLSQIYYKGGGPALNDVIAGHIDVYCDPATGPTPYIQSKTIKGYAITSKARVATLPDVPTSAEAGVPEFDVTTWYGLYAPRGTPKPVVDHLVGALQTALKDPALISRFAELSMAPVESSRATPEALEAFLKSEIGKWGRIIKAAGIEPQ, from the coding sequence ATGACGTATCTCGTACGATCGCTGATCCTGTTTCTCCTATTCTCCCCTTGCGGCACCGCGATCGCGGACGACTACCCTTCCCGCCCGGTCACGATGATCGTGCCGTTCTCGGCTGGCGGTCCTGGCGACGTCATCGCGCGCATCCTCGGCAACGCCATGAGTGCGACGCTGAAACAGTCCATCGTCATCGAGAATGTCGTCGGCGCCGGCGGTACGCTGGGTACCAACCGCGTCGCCAAGGCCGCGCCCGATGGCTATACGCTGCTGCTCATGCATGTCGGCCAGGCCACAGCGCCCGCGCTCTACGCAAAATTGCCGTTCGACCCGGTCGGCGACTTCGCCATGATCGGGCTCGTGACCGACGTGCCAATGATTCTGGTGGCCCGGCCGAACTTTCCGGCCAAGGATTTGAGCGAGATGATCGCACGCATCCGCGGCGAGGGCGACAAGATGACCTTCGGCAATGTCGGCCTCGGCTCGGCCTCGCAGCTCTGCGGCCTGATGTTCATGAGCGCCACCAATACAAAGCTCTCGCAGATCTATTACAAGGGGGGCGGACCAGCGCTGAACGACGTCATCGCCGGCCATATCGATGTCTATTGCGATCCCGCGACCGGACCGACGCCGTATATCCAGTCAAAGACGATCAAGGGCTACGCGATCACCAGCAAAGCGCGTGTCGCGACCCTGCCTGACGTGCCGACCTCGGCAGAGGCCGGCGTTCCCGAATTCGACGTCACGACCTGGTACGGTCTCTACGCCCCGCGCGGCACACCGAAGCCGGTGGTCGACCATCTCGTCGGCGCGCTGCAGACGGCACTGAAGGATCCTGCCCTGATCAGCCGCTTTGCCGAACTCAGCATGGCGCCGGTCGAATCCAGCCGCGCGACGCCGGAAGCCCTTGAAGCCTTCTTGAAGTCCGAGATTGGCAAGTGGGGACGGATTATCAAGGCGGCCGGAATCGAGCCGCAGTAG
- a CDS encoding ABC transporter ATP-binding protein, producing the protein MLRIEGLSAGYSAKPVLNNVSINVGAGEFVAIVGPNGAGKTTLFKTISGIVKPSGGAITFDGVDLLAVPPPQRAHLGIAHVPEGRQVFPSLTVMENLEMGAMTESGRRDWRANIERIFEWLPVLKERRDQFAGTMSGGQQQMLAIGRGLASSPKLLMLDEPSMGLAPSTADFIFDRLIEIRRQSGLTMLLVEQRVAEALESADHGYVLEAGRVVLEGNNDTLRADDRVRKAYLGM; encoded by the coding sequence ATGCTGCGAATTGAAGGATTGAGCGCGGGCTATTCCGCAAAACCCGTCCTGAATAACGTCTCGATCAATGTCGGCGCCGGCGAGTTCGTCGCGATCGTCGGGCCCAACGGCGCCGGCAAGACCACCCTGTTCAAGACGATCTCCGGCATCGTGAAGCCGAGCGGCGGGGCAATCACCTTCGATGGCGTCGATCTCCTCGCCGTACCGCCGCCGCAGCGCGCCCATCTCGGCATCGCCCACGTCCCCGAGGGCCGCCAGGTGTTCCCGTCACTGACCGTGATGGAGAACCTGGAGATGGGTGCGATGACCGAGAGCGGCCGGCGCGACTGGCGGGCCAATATCGAGCGCATCTTCGAATGGCTGCCGGTACTGAAGGAGCGCCGCGATCAGTTCGCGGGCACGATGTCCGGCGGCCAGCAGCAGATGCTCGCGATCGGCCGCGGCCTCGCCTCCTCGCCGAAGCTGCTGATGCTGGACGAGCCGTCGATGGGCCTCGCGCCATCGACCGCGGACTTCATCTTCGATCGTCTGATCGAGATCCGCCGCCAGTCCGGGCTGACCATGCTGCTGGTCGAGCAACGCGTCGCGGAAGCGCTGGAATCGGCCGACCACGGCTACGTCCTCGAAGCCGGACGCGTCGTGCTCGAAGGCAACAATGACACGCTGCGCGCGGACGACCGCGTGCGCAAGGCCTATCTCGGCATGTGA
- a CDS encoding carboxymuconolactone decarboxylase family protein, with translation MDKATYDRGLEIRKSVLGSEFVDKAIASADEFNRPMQDLTTEYCWGYVWGREGLTRKTRSFLNLAMLCALNRPHELKTHVRGALANGATKEEIREVFMQVAIYCGVPAGVDAFRNAKEVFAELDKK, from the coding sequence ATGGACAAGGCGACCTATGACCGCGGCCTCGAAATCCGCAAGAGCGTGCTTGGCAGCGAGTTCGTCGACAAGGCGATCGCATCGGCGGACGAGTTCAACCGCCCGATGCAGGACCTCACCACGGAATATTGCTGGGGCTACGTCTGGGGCCGCGAGGGCCTGACACGCAAGACCCGCAGCTTCCTGAACCTGGCGATGCTCTGCGCGCTCAATCGCCCGCACGAGCTGAAGACCCACGTCCGCGGCGCGCTCGCCAACGGCGCCACCAAGGAAGAAATTCGCGAGGTGTTCATGCAGGTCGCGATCTATTGCGGCGTGCCGGCGGGCGTGGATGCGTTCCGGAACGCCAAGGAAGTCTTCGCCGAGCTCGACAAGAAGTAG
- a CDS encoding SDR family oxidoreductase, whose translation MTEQSGQSVVLTGAAGGMGRAITKALLESGRRVVLVDRDAKALQELATTGGDAVFPIQLDISDAKAVDGLPDAIPGHFKPVDVLINNAGHDIGGRTRFDIGSADDWSNIIQTNLIGLMRVTRAILPGMVLRNAGHVVNISSINAVRIVPDMAAYSTSKAGVHMFTETLRGELAETAIRVTELQPGLTRTNIILTRYRGDTRKEKDYFDQFRMALDPADIARSIVFALDQPPHVQIAEMMILPVNRY comes from the coding sequence ATGACTGAACAATCGGGCCAGAGCGTCGTGCTGACGGGCGCCGCCGGCGGCATGGGTCGCGCCATCACCAAGGCGCTGCTGGAGAGCGGCCGCCGCGTCGTGCTGGTCGACCGCGATGCCAAGGCGCTGCAGGAACTGGCGACGACGGGCGGGGACGCGGTGTTTCCGATCCAGCTCGACATCAGCGACGCAAAGGCTGTGGACGGCCTGCCGGATGCGATTCCCGGTCATTTCAAGCCGGTCGACGTCCTCATCAACAATGCCGGACACGATATCGGTGGACGGACCCGCTTCGACATCGGCTCCGCCGACGACTGGTCCAACATCATCCAGACCAATCTGATCGGCCTGATGCGGGTTACCCGCGCGATCCTCCCCGGCATGGTCCTGCGCAATGCCGGCCATGTCGTCAACATCAGCTCGATCAACGCCGTCCGTATCGTCCCTGACATGGCCGCCTACAGCACCAGCAAGGCGGGCGTGCACATGTTCACCGAGACCCTCCGGGGTGAGCTCGCGGAAACCGCAATCAGGGTGACCGAGCTCCAGCCCGGCCTGACCCGGACCAATATCATCCTGACCCGCTACCGCGGCGATACGCGGAAGGAAAAGGACTATTTCGACCAGTTCAGGATGGCGCTCGATCCGGCCGATATCGCCCGCTCCATCGTCTTTGCGCTCGACCAGCCGCCCCACGTTCAAATTGCCGAAATGATGATTCTGCCTGTAAACCGGTACTGA
- a CDS encoding ABC transporter substrate-binding protein — MNKTAKGLSRRTVLSGAAAVSLAGVARAQGPAEVKVGLIVPLSGIYTRPGQVMKMGAEMGIEHINAQGGIKALGGAKLKLVVIDCGDTTEKAKNAAQRMVAQEPDLVAATGSYLSSFTLAVTEVTERAELPMLTLSYSDLLTDRGFKYIFQTAATASRQSELGLPTLMKLAEKASGKRPKTVAMLMDNTATSVATAKALKERLFAQEGLQLVVEEVWTPPLSDATPLIQKVRSAKPDLLLFMPNAVSDAKLGLEKISEFGLGQGKIPTVSFSITIAEPDMLQSVSPEIVQGIMTIVASWGAKGHEALIAELKAKYREPWATQNVISTYGDMWVMKEALEKAGKADRNAVAQALRTLDAGDSKYYPGGQLKFDEKGRRVGAGVVIVQWQSGVPVTVYPPELAQAEPFWPKKS, encoded by the coding sequence ATGAACAAGACAGCGAAGGGACTTTCGCGCCGGACCGTGCTGTCCGGGGCCGCCGCCGTCAGCCTTGCCGGCGTGGCACGCGCGCAAGGACCCGCCGAAGTGAAGGTCGGGCTGATCGTCCCGCTGTCGGGCATCTACACCCGCCCCGGCCAGGTGATGAAGATGGGCGCCGAGATGGGCATCGAGCACATCAACGCGCAAGGCGGCATCAAGGCGCTCGGCGGCGCCAAGCTGAAGCTGGTCGTGATCGATTGCGGCGACACCACCGAGAAGGCCAAGAACGCGGCACAGCGCATGGTCGCGCAGGAGCCGGATCTCGTCGCCGCTACCGGCTCCTATCTCTCGTCCTTCACGCTTGCGGTCACTGAGGTCACCGAGCGTGCCGAACTGCCGATGCTGACGCTCTCTTATTCGGACCTTTTGACCGACCGGGGCTTCAAATACATCTTTCAGACCGCCGCGACCGCGAGCCGTCAATCCGAGCTGGGCCTGCCGACATTGATGAAGCTCGCCGAGAAAGCGTCCGGCAAAAGGCCGAAGACCGTGGCGATGCTGATGGACAACACCGCAACCTCGGTCGCCACCGCCAAGGCGCTGAAGGAGAGACTGTTCGCGCAGGAGGGCCTCCAGCTCGTCGTCGAAGAAGTCTGGACCCCACCCCTCTCGGATGCGACGCCGCTGATCCAGAAGGTTCGTTCGGCCAAGCCCGACCTGCTGCTGTTCATGCCGAACGCGGTGTCGGACGCCAAGCTCGGGCTGGAGAAGATCAGCGAGTTCGGCCTCGGCCAGGGCAAGATCCCGACCGTGTCCTTCAGCATCACCATCGCCGAACCGGACATGCTCCAGAGCGTGAGCCCGGAGATCGTACAGGGCATCATGACCATCGTCGCCAGCTGGGGCGCCAAGGGTCACGAAGCGCTGATCGCTGAGCTCAAGGCCAAGTACAGGGAGCCTTGGGCGACGCAGAACGTCATCTCGACCTATGGCGACATGTGGGTGATGAAGGAAGCGCTTGAGAAGGCCGGCAAGGCCGACCGCAATGCAGTCGCACAGGCCCTGCGGACGCTGGATGCCGGAGATTCGAAATATTATCCGGGCGGTCAGCTCAAATTCGACGAGAAGGGCCGCCGCGTCGGCGCCGGCGTCGTCATCGTGCAATGGCAATCGGGCGTGCCGGTCACCGTTTATCCGCCCGAGCTCGCGCAGGCAGAGCCGTTCTGGCCGAAGAAATCCTAA